A region from the Mycolicibacterium phlei genome encodes:
- the qcrC gene encoding cytochrome bc1 complex diheme cytochrome c subunit, with amino-acid sequence MTDKSRRRLRRRLSGAVLLLLGLGLAGGLAATLTPTPQVAVADESQSALLRTGKQLYDTSCVTCHGVNLQGVADRGPSLVGVGEAAVYFQVSTGRMPAMRGEAQAPSKPAQFDEQQIDALGAYIQANGGGPTLVRDDNGRIAQESLIGDNVARGGDLFRLNCASCHNFTGKGGALSSGKYAPDLGNAEPAQIYTAMLTGPQNMPKFGDRQLSPEEKRDIVAYVVESAKTPSYGGYGLGGFGPAPEGMAIWIIGMVAAIAAALWIGARA; translated from the coding sequence ATGACCGACAAGTCGCGCCGTCGGCTGCGCCGGCGCCTGTCAGGTGCTGTGCTGCTGCTGCTCGGACTGGGCCTCGCCGGTGGGCTGGCCGCCACTCTCACGCCGACACCGCAGGTGGCTGTCGCTGACGAATCACAGTCGGCGCTGCTGCGCACCGGTAAGCAGCTCTACGACACCTCCTGCGTCACCTGCCACGGCGTCAACCTGCAGGGCGTCGCCGACCGCGGCCCCAGCCTGGTCGGCGTCGGCGAGGCGGCGGTGTACTTCCAGGTGTCCACCGGCCGCATGCCCGCCATGCGCGGCGAGGCGCAGGCACCGAGCAAGCCTGCTCAGTTCGACGAGCAGCAGATCGACGCGCTGGGCGCCTACATCCAGGCCAACGGCGGCGGGCCGACGCTGGTCCGCGACGACAACGGGCGGATCGCCCAGGAGTCGCTGATCGGTGACAACGTCGCCCGCGGCGGTGACCTGTTCCGCCTGAACTGCGCGTCCTGCCACAACTTCACCGGCAAGGGCGGCGCCCTGTCGTCGGGTAAGTACGCCCCGGACCTCGGCAACGCCGAGCCGGCGCAGATCTACACCGCCATGCTGACCGGCCCGCAGAACATGCCCAAGTTCGGCGACCGGCAGCTGTCTCCCGAGGAGAAGCGCGACATCGTCGCCTACGTGGTTGAGTCGGCCAAGACTCCGAGCTACGGCGGCTACGGCCTCGGCGGGTTCGGTCCGGCACCCGAGGGCATGGCGATTTGGATTATCGGCATGGTGGCCGCCATCGCAGCGGCCCTGTGGATCGGAGCGCGAGCATGA
- the qcrA gene encoding cytochrome bc1 complex Rieske iron-sulfur subunit, which yields MSESGNGQPNTPTDAELASMSREELLELGGKLDGVEIVYKEDRWPVEGTKAEKRATRQVAYWLLLGGFSGLALLLVFLFWPWEYKPYGSEGEFLYSLATPLYGLTFGLSILAIGIGAILYQKKFIPEEISIQERHDGRSPEIQRKTVAANLTDALEGSGIKRRKVVGVSLGIGLGAFGLGTLVAFIGGLVKNPWKPVVQTAEGKKAVLWTSGWTPRYPGETIYLARSTGTGTFQKVRPEDIDAGGMETVFPWRESDGDGTTVESHHKLAEIAMGVRNPVMLIRIKAQDMPRVVKRKGQESFNFGDLFAYTKVCSHLGCPSSLYEQQTYRILCPCHQSQFDALQYAKPIFGPAARALAQLPITIDQDGYLVANGDFIEPVGPAFWERKTTA from the coding sequence ATGAGCGAGTCGGGTAACGGCCAACCGAACACCCCGACGGACGCCGAACTGGCGTCGATGTCCCGCGAGGAGCTGCTCGAACTGGGCGGCAAACTCGACGGTGTCGAGATCGTCTACAAGGAAGACCGGTGGCCGGTCGAGGGCACCAAGGCCGAGAAGCGCGCCACCCGCCAGGTCGCGTACTGGCTTCTGCTGGGCGGCTTCTCGGGTCTGGCCCTGCTGTTGGTGTTCCTGTTCTGGCCGTGGGAGTACAAGCCGTACGGCTCGGAGGGCGAGTTCCTCTACAGCCTCGCCACCCCGCTGTACGGTCTGACGTTCGGCCTGTCGATCCTGGCGATCGGCATCGGCGCGATCCTGTACCAGAAGAAGTTCATCCCCGAGGAGATCTCGATCCAGGAGCGCCACGACGGCCGCTCCCCCGAGATCCAGCGCAAGACGGTGGCGGCCAACCTCACCGACGCGCTCGAGGGATCGGGCATCAAGCGCCGCAAGGTGGTCGGCGTGTCGCTGGGCATCGGCCTCGGCGCGTTCGGCCTGGGCACCCTGGTCGCGTTCATCGGTGGCCTGGTGAAGAACCCGTGGAAGCCGGTGGTGCAGACCGCTGAGGGCAAGAAGGCCGTGCTGTGGACCTCGGGCTGGACCCCGCGGTACCCGGGCGAGACGATCTACCTGGCCCGCTCCACCGGTACGGGCACCTTCCAGAAGGTGCGCCCCGAGGACATCGACGCCGGCGGTATGGAGACGGTGTTCCCGTGGCGTGAGTCCGACGGCGACGGCACCACCGTCGAGTCGCACCACAAGCTCGCCGAGATCGCGATGGGCGTGCGCAACCCGGTCATGTTGATCCGGATCAAGGCGCAGGACATGCCGCGCGTGGTCAAGCGCAAGGGCCAGGAAAGCTTCAACTTCGGCGACCTGTTCGCGTACACGAAGGTGTGCTCGCACCTGGGCTGCCCCTCCTCGCTGTACGAGCAGCAGACCTACCGGATCCTCTGCCCGTGCCACCAGTCGCAGTTCGACGCCCTGCAGTACGCGAAACCGATATTCGGTCCCGCTGCGCGCGCACTCGCGCAGCTGCCCATCACCATTGACCAGGACGGGTACCTGGTCGCCAATGGCGACTTCATCGAACCCGTCGGGCCGGCGTTCTGGGAACGGAAGACAACAGCATGA
- the qcrB gene encoding cytochrome bc1 complex cytochrome b subunit has translation MSPSLKAPADILAAQGDAIDSRYHPSAAVRRQLNKVFPTHWSFLLGEIALYSFIVLLITGVYLTLFFDPSMAEVTYNGVYQPLRGVQMSKAYESTLDISFEVRGGLFVRQVHHWAALMFAAAIMVHLARVFFTGAFRRPREANWVIGSLLLILAMFEGYFGYSLPDDLLSGIGLRAALSSITLGMPVIGTWLHWALFGGDFPCGGVGYQCNEYGIWVPRMYALHILLIPGIILALIGLHMALVWFQKHTQFPGPGRTETNVVGVRVMPVFAVKSGAFFAIITGVLGLLGGLLTINPVWNLGPYKPSQVSAGSQPDFYMMWTEGMARIMPPWEIYIGNYTIPASVWVALFMGLVFVMLPAWPWIEKKLTGDDAHHNLLQRPRDVPVRTAFGAAAISLYMLLTLCAMNDIIALKFHISLNATTWIGRIGMVVLPAIVYFVAYRWAVGLQRSDREVLEHGIETGIIKRLPQGAYIELHQPLGPVDEHGHPIPLEYQGAPVPKRMNKLGSAGTPGSGSFLSPDPIEEHEALEAAHHAAERKALAALAEYQARISGNGDSSNGHH, from the coding sequence ATGAGCCCTTCACTGAAAGCGCCCGCGGACATCCTTGCCGCCCAGGGCGACGCGATCGACTCGCGGTACCACCCGTCGGCCGCTGTCCGGCGTCAGCTGAACAAGGTGTTCCCGACCCACTGGTCCTTCCTGCTGGGCGAGATCGCGCTGTACAGCTTCATCGTCCTGCTGATCACCGGCGTGTACCTCACGCTGTTCTTCGACCCGTCGATGGCCGAGGTCACCTACAACGGCGTCTACCAGCCGCTGCGCGGTGTGCAGATGTCGAAGGCCTACGAGTCGACACTGGACATCAGCTTCGAGGTCCGCGGCGGTCTGTTCGTCCGGCAGGTGCACCACTGGGCCGCGCTGATGTTCGCGGCGGCCATCATGGTCCACCTGGCCCGCGTGTTCTTCACCGGCGCGTTCCGCCGGCCGCGTGAGGCCAACTGGGTCATCGGCTCGCTGCTGCTGATCCTGGCGATGTTCGAGGGCTACTTCGGCTACTCGCTGCCTGACGACCTGCTGTCGGGTATCGGCCTGCGTGCCGCGCTGTCGTCGATCACCCTGGGTATGCCGGTCATCGGCACCTGGCTGCACTGGGCGCTGTTCGGCGGCGACTTCCCCTGCGGCGGCGTCGGATACCAGTGCAACGAGTACGGCATCTGGGTGCCGCGTATGTACGCGCTGCACATCCTGCTGATCCCGGGCATCATCCTGGCGCTGATCGGCCTGCACATGGCGCTGGTGTGGTTCCAGAAGCACACCCAGTTCCCCGGGCCCGGCCGCACCGAGACCAACGTCGTCGGCGTGCGCGTCATGCCGGTGTTCGCGGTCAAGTCCGGTGCGTTCTTCGCGATCATCACCGGTGTGCTGGGTCTGCTCGGCGGTCTGCTGACGATCAACCCGGTCTGGAATCTCGGCCCGTACAAGCCATCTCAGGTGTCGGCGGGTAGCCAGCCGGACTTCTACATGATGTGGACCGAGGGTATGGCCCGCATCATGCCGCCGTGGGAGATCTACATCGGCAACTACACGATCCCCGCGTCGGTCTGGGTGGCGCTGTTCATGGGCCTGGTGTTCGTGATGCTGCCGGCCTGGCCGTGGATCGAGAAGAAGCTGACCGGCGACGACGCGCACCACAACCTGCTGCAGCGTCCGCGTGACGTTCCGGTGCGCACCGCGTTCGGCGCCGCCGCGATCTCGCTGTACATGCTGCTGACGCTGTGCGCGATGAACGACATCATCGCGCTGAAGTTCCACATCTCGCTGAACGCGACGACGTGGATCGGCCGCATCGGCATGGTGGTCCTGCCGGCGATCGTGTACTTCGTCGCCTACCGGTGGGCCGTCGGCCTGCAGCGCAGTGACCGCGAGGTGCTCGAGCACGGCATCGAGACGGGCATCATCAAGCGCCTGCCGCAGGGTGCCTACATCGAGCTGCACCAGCCGCTCGGCCCGGTCGACGAGCACGGCCATCCGATCCCGCTGGAGTACCAGGGTGCTCCGGTGCCGAAGCGGATGAACAAGCTCGGTTCGGCGGGTACGCCCGGCAGCGGCAGCTTCCTGTCCCCCGACCCGATCGAGGAACACGAAGCGCTCGAGGCGGCCCACCACGCGGCCGAGCGCAAGGCGCTCGCGGCGCTGGCCGAGTACCAGGCCCGCATCAGCGGCAACGGCGATTCGTCCAACGGCCACCACTAG
- a CDS encoding DUF2561 family protein, giving the protein MSYDVDDTGRSRLTPALDSTELDRTDRLLLGSSAGVWLVALGTAVAATVALVDLGTAHTAPVGASGTPWGLYGVIAVSAAVIAGAVPLLLRARREAMADTSAGPRAEGVSAPHTPAGGRGAAPRAPYAAPRALRTPEAAKIARDGAVAAAERLWLRCALVIICAMGVAMVTIGVATYLMAVGSDLASWILYGLTAVIIVAMPVAPWYYLKEMRALLNQ; this is encoded by the coding sequence ATGAGCTACGACGTCGACGACACCGGACGTTCGCGGCTCACCCCGGCGCTGGACTCCACCGAACTGGACCGCACCGACCGTCTGCTGCTCGGCTCCAGCGCCGGCGTCTGGCTGGTCGCGCTGGGCACCGCCGTCGCCGCGACGGTCGCGCTGGTCGATCTCGGTACCGCGCACACCGCGCCCGTCGGCGCGTCGGGCACCCCGTGGGGGCTCTACGGCGTCATCGCCGTGTCGGCGGCGGTGATCGCGGGCGCGGTGCCGCTGCTGCTGCGGGCCCGCCGGGAGGCGATGGCCGACACGTCAGCGGGACCCCGCGCGGAGGGCGTCTCAGCGCCCCACACACCGGCCGGGGGCAGGGGAGCGGCCCCTCGGGCGCCGTACGCCGCGCCGCGTGCTCTGCGGACGCCTGAGGCCGCGAAAATCGCGCGCGACGGAGCCGTCGCCGCCGCCGAACGGCTGTGGCTGCGCTGCGCGCTGGTCATCATCTGCGCGATGGGGGTCGCGATGGTGACGATCGGCGTGGCCACCTACCTGATGGCGGTGGGCAGCGATCTGGCGTCGTGGATCCTCTACGGCCTGACCGCGGTGATCATCGTCGCGATGCCGGTCGCGCCGTGGTACTACCTCAAAGAGATGCGCGCGCTGCTGAATCAGTAA
- a CDS encoding MmpS family transport accessory protein, giving the protein MSGPNPPDDEASLPGQEPEPELAGEPAADNGETEIYSRAYSAPESEQFTAGPYVPPDSALYDYDDYEQSDLEPVAPPKWPWVVGVAAIVAAIALVASVSVLVTRTETSNLATPQTTTTTTTVVPPVQDEITPTTTQEPPPPPPPSEEAPPPPPETVTVTEEAPPPPPPAPEPAPEPPAPAPETTEPPSSPPPITTTRSGPRQVTYSVTGTKAPGDIITVTYIDASGRSRTQRNVYIPWSLTVTPISQSEIGSVQASSLFLVSRLNCSITTSDGTVLSSNTNNAAQISC; this is encoded by the coding sequence ATGAGCGGGCCGAATCCCCCCGATGACGAAGCGTCGCTCCCAGGTCAGGAGCCGGAACCTGAACTAGCCGGTGAACCCGCCGCGGACAACGGCGAGACCGAGATCTACTCGCGCGCCTACTCGGCGCCGGAGTCCGAACAGTTCACCGCGGGGCCGTACGTGCCCCCGGATTCCGCGCTGTACGACTACGACGACTACGAGCAGTCCGACCTCGAGCCCGTCGCCCCGCCGAAGTGGCCGTGGGTGGTCGGGGTGGCCGCCATCGTCGCGGCGATCGCGCTGGTGGCGTCGGTGTCGGTGCTGGTGACCCGCACGGAGACCAGCAACCTGGCGACCCCGCAGACCACGACCACCACGACGACCGTGGTGCCGCCGGTCCAGGACGAGATCACCCCGACGACGACGCAGGAGCCGCCGCCTCCGCCGCCGCCGAGCGAGGAGGCACCGCCCCCGCCGCCGGAGACCGTGACCGTCACCGAGGAGGCCCCGCCGCCCCCGCCGCCGGCCCCCGAGCCTGCGCCCGAGCCGCCGGCCCCGGCGCCGGAGACCACTGAGCCGCCGTCGAGCCCGCCGCCCATCACGACGACGCGGTCGGGTCCGCGTCAGGTCACCTACTCGGTGACCGGAACGAAGGCACCTGGAGACATCATCACCGTGACCTACATCGACGCGTCCGGTCGCAGCCGCACCCAGCGCAACGTGTACATCCCGTGGTCGCTGACGGTGACCCCGATCTCGCAGTCCGAGATCGGCTCGGTGCAGGCGTCGAGCCTGTTCTTGGTGAGCCGGCTGAACTGCTCGATCACCACCAGCGACGGCACCGTCCTGTCGTCGAACACCAACAACGCCGCGCAGATCAGCTGCTGA
- a CDS encoding cytochrome c oxidase subunit 4, whose product MHIEARLFEFLTAFFVLAAVVYGVLTLLYAPGGLEWAGTTALVLSAGLTLITGTFFRFVARRLDTRPEDYEDAEISDGAGELGFFSPHSWWPIMVALAASVTAVGVALWLPWLIFAGVCMVVAAVCGLTFEYHTGPERH is encoded by the coding sequence ATGCATATCGAAGCCCGGCTGTTCGAGTTCCTGACCGCCTTCTTCGTGCTGGCGGCCGTCGTCTACGGCGTCCTGACCCTGCTGTACGCCCCCGGTGGGCTGGAGTGGGCCGGCACCACGGCCCTCGTCCTCAGCGCCGGCCTGACCCTGATCACCGGCACCTTCTTCCGGTTCGTGGCGCGCCGCCTCGACACCCGGCCCGAGGACTACGAGGACGCCGAGATCAGCGACGGCGCTGGCGAGCTCGGCTTCTTCAGCCCGCACAGCTGGTGGCCGATCATGGTCGCGCTGGCCGCCTCGGTCACCGCGGTCGGTGTCGCCCTGTGGCTGCCGTGGCTGATCTTCGCCGGTGTCTGCATGGTCGTCGCCGCGGTCTGCGGTCTGACGTTCGAGTACCACACCGGCCCCGAGAGGCACTGA
- the ctaC gene encoding aa3-type cytochrome oxidase subunit II: MSPRGLKTAARTASLSIVLGATALLLSGCSWSDVLGLGWPKGITPEAHLNRELWIGSVIASLVVGAIVWGLIFWSMAFHRKKKGDTELPRQFGYNMPLELTLTVIPFLIISVLFYFTVVVQERMINDEKDPEVVIDVTAFQWNWKFGYNKVDFADGTFTYDGADPEAAAAVASGPEGLQGEHGGEYGAIHGKSPEDRSYLAFDKVETLGSSTEIPVLVVPAGKRIEFNIASADVIHGFWVPEFLFKRDVLPNPEANNSDRTFQVSEITQTGAFVGRCTEMCGTYHSMMNFELRVVEPNDFKAYLEQRIDGKTNAEALEAINQPPLAVTTKPFDTRRGELAPEIKQASK; this comes from the coding sequence GTGTCACCTCGCGGGCTGAAGACGGCGGCGCGGACGGCGTCACTGTCCATCGTCCTGGGTGCTACGGCGTTGCTGCTCAGTGGCTGCAGCTGGTCGGATGTGCTGGGACTCGGCTGGCCGAAGGGCATCACGCCTGAGGCGCACCTGAACCGTGAACTGTGGATCGGTTCGGTGATCGCGTCGCTCGTGGTCGGCGCCATCGTGTGGGGCCTGATCTTCTGGAGCATGGCGTTCCACCGCAAGAAGAAGGGCGACACCGAGTTGCCGCGCCAGTTCGGCTACAACATGCCGCTGGAGCTGACGCTGACGGTGATCCCGTTCCTGATCATCTCGGTGCTGTTCTACTTCACCGTCGTCGTCCAGGAACGGATGATCAACGACGAGAAGGACCCCGAGGTCGTCATCGACGTCACCGCGTTCCAGTGGAACTGGAAGTTCGGCTACAACAAGGTCGACTTCGCCGACGGCACCTTCACCTACGACGGCGCCGACCCGGAGGCGGCGGCCGCGGTGGCTTCCGGCCCCGAGGGTCTGCAGGGTGAGCACGGCGGCGAGTACGGCGCCATCCACGGCAAGAGCCCGGAGGACCGCTCGTACCTGGCGTTCGACAAGGTCGAGACGCTGGGCTCCTCGACGGAGATCCCGGTGCTGGTGGTGCCCGCCGGCAAGCGCATCGAGTTCAACATCGCCTCGGCGGACGTCATCCACGGCTTCTGGGTGCCGGAGTTCCTGTTCAAGCGCGACGTGCTGCCGAACCCGGAGGCCAACAACTCCGACCGGACGTTCCAGGTCAGCGAGATCACCCAGACCGGCGCGTTCGTCGGGCGCTGCACCGAGATGTGCGGCACCTACCACTCGATGATGAACTTCGAGCTGCGTGTGGTGGAGCCCAACGACTTCAAGGCCTACCTGGAGCAGCGGATCGACGGCAAGACCAACGCCGAGGCGCTGGAGGCGATCAACCAGCCGCCGCTCGCCGTGACCACCAAGCCGTTCGACACCCGGCGCGGTGAGCTCGCTCCGGAAATCAAGCAGGCAAGCAAGTAG
- the asnB gene encoding asparagine synthase (glutamine-hydrolyzing), producing the protein MCGLLALLRDPSADVSPAVIDTVSAASHLMRHRGPDEPGTWSDEHLVLGFNRLSIIDIAHSHQPLRWGPPETPDRYVLVFNGEIYNYLELREALRTEHGATFATDGDGEAIVAAYHHWGTDALSRLRGMFAFALWDTVEGELFCARDPFGIKPLFMATGPGGTAVGSEKKCLLALADTLGLDLSLDQRAVQHYTVLQYVPEPETLHRGVRRLESGSYARIRPGRAPEVTRYFTPKFTAVPFVAGREQERYDEITAVLEDSVAKHMRADVTVGAFLSGGIDSTAIAALAMRHNPRLITFTTGFEREGFSEIDVAVASAEAIGARHVTKVVSQQEFVEALPEIVWYLDEPVADPALVPLFFIAREARKHVKVVLSGEGSDELFGGYTIYREPLSLKPFEYLPRPLRRSLGKASRPLPEGMRGKSLLHRGSLTLEERYYGNARSFSDEQLRAVLPGFRPEWTHTDVTAQIYAQSQGWDPVARMQHLDLFTWLRGDILVKADKMTMANSLELRVPFLDPEVFAVASRLPYNQKITRATTKYALRRALEPIVPAHVLNRPKLGFPVPIRHWLRAGELLDWAYQMVATSQAGELVDLAAVRTMLDEHRNGVTDHSRRLWTVLIFMLWHAIFVDGSIVPQIKEPTYPVQL; encoded by the coding sequence GTGTGCGGACTGCTGGCCTTACTGCGTGACCCGTCCGCCGACGTCTCCCCCGCGGTGATCGACACGGTCTCTGCGGCCTCGCACCTGATGCGCCATCGGGGCCCCGACGAGCCCGGGACCTGGTCTGATGAGCATCTGGTGCTGGGCTTCAACCGGTTGTCGATCATCGACATCGCCCACAGCCATCAACCGCTGCGCTGGGGGCCGCCGGAGACGCCGGACCGCTACGTACTGGTCTTCAACGGCGAGATCTACAACTACCTGGAGCTGCGCGAGGCGCTGCGCACCGAACACGGTGCGACCTTCGCCACCGACGGCGACGGTGAGGCCATCGTGGCCGCCTACCACCACTGGGGCACCGACGCGCTGTCGCGGCTGCGCGGCATGTTCGCGTTCGCGCTGTGGGACACCGTCGAGGGCGAGCTGTTCTGCGCCCGCGACCCGTTCGGCATCAAACCGCTGTTTATGGCGACCGGGCCGGGCGGCACCGCGGTGGGCAGCGAGAAGAAGTGCCTGCTGGCGCTCGCCGACACCCTGGGCCTGGACCTGTCGCTGGACCAGCGGGCGGTGCAGCACTACACGGTGCTGCAGTACGTCCCGGAGCCGGAGACGCTGCACCGCGGCGTGCGCCGCCTCGAGTCGGGCAGCTACGCGCGGATCCGGCCCGGCCGGGCCCCGGAGGTGACGCGCTACTTCACGCCGAAGTTCACCGCGGTGCCGTTCGTGGCCGGCCGCGAGCAGGAGCGCTACGACGAGATCACCGCGGTCCTGGAGGACTCGGTGGCCAAGCACATGCGCGCCGACGTGACGGTGGGCGCGTTTCTGTCGGGCGGGATCGACTCGACGGCGATCGCCGCGCTGGCGATGCGCCACAACCCGCGGCTGATCACGTTCACCACCGGGTTCGAGCGTGAGGGCTTCTCCGAGATCGACGTCGCCGTGGCGTCGGCCGAGGCGATCGGTGCCCGCCACGTCACCAAGGTGGTCAGCCAGCAGGAGTTCGTCGAGGCGCTGCCCGAGATCGTCTGGTATCTCGACGAACCGGTCGCCGACCCGGCGCTGGTGCCGTTGTTCTTCATCGCCCGGGAGGCCCGCAAGCACGTCAAGGTGGTGCTGTCCGGCGAGGGCTCCGACGAGCTGTTCGGCGGCTACACGATCTACCGGGAGCCGTTGTCGCTCAAGCCCTTCGAGTATCTGCCGCGTCCGCTGCGGCGCTCGCTGGGCAAGGCGTCGCGGCCGCTGCCGGAGGGGATGCGCGGCAAGAGCCTGCTGCACCGCGGTTCGCTCACCCTCGAGGAGCGCTACTACGGCAACGCGCGCAGCTTCTCCGACGAGCAGCTGCGCGCCGTCCTGCCCGGTTTCCGCCCGGAGTGGACGCACACCGACGTCACCGCGCAGATCTACGCACAGTCCCAAGGCTGGGATCCGGTCGCGCGGATGCAGCATCTCGACCTGTTCACCTGGCTGCGCGGCGACATCCTGGTCAAGGCCGACAAGATGACGATGGCCAACTCGCTGGAGCTGCGGGTGCCGTTCCTGGATCCCGAGGTGTTCGCCGTCGCCTCCCGGCTCCCCTACAACCAGAAGATCACCAGGGCGACAACGAAATACGCGCTGCGCCGGGCGCTGGAGCCGATCGTGCCCGCACATGTGCTGAACCGGCCGAAGCTGGGCTTCCCGGTGCCGATCCGGCACTGGCTGCGCGCCGGCGAGCTGCTGGACTGGGCGTACCAGATGGTGGCCACGTCACAGGCAGGCGAACTGGTCGACCTCGCCGCGGTGCGCACGATGCTCGACGAACACCGGAACGGCGTGACCGATCACAGCCGCCGGCTGTGGACCGTGCTGATCTTCATGCTGTGGCACGCGATCTTCGTCGACGGCAGCATCGTGCCGCAGATCAAGGAGCCGACGTACCCGGTGCAGCTGTAG
- a CDS encoding carbohydrate kinase family protein has translation MTIAVTGSIATDHLMRFPGKFSEQLLPEHLQKVSLSFLVDDLVVHRGGVAGNMAYAIGVLGGDVALVGAVGRDFDDYRKWLESAGVDTGSVLVSDTAYTARFVCTTDDAMAQIASFYPGAMSEARNISLADVTKRIGTPDLVIIGANDPEAMFRHTEECRELGLPFAADPSQQLARLNGEEIRRLIDGATYLFTNDYEWDLLLQKSGLSEAQVMSQVGLRVTTLGPKGVDLVSRDGTFVHVDVVPEKRKADPTGIGDAFRAGFLTGRSAGLSLERSAQLASLVAVLVFEAPGPQEWSWDRDEALQRLGDAYGAEAAAEIAAALK, from the coding sequence GTGACAATTGCGGTGACCGGATCGATTGCAACCGACCATCTGATGCGGTTCCCCGGAAAGTTCTCCGAACAGCTGCTGCCCGAACACCTGCAGAAGGTGTCGCTGAGCTTCCTGGTCGACGATCTGGTGGTGCACCGCGGCGGCGTGGCCGGCAACATGGCCTACGCGATCGGTGTGCTGGGCGGAGACGTGGCGCTCGTCGGCGCCGTCGGCCGCGACTTCGACGACTACCGCAAGTGGCTGGAGTCGGCCGGGGTGGACACCGGCAGCGTGCTGGTCTCCGACACCGCCTACACCGCGCGCTTCGTCTGCACCACCGACGACGCCATGGCGCAGATCGCGTCGTTCTACCCGGGCGCGATGTCGGAGGCGCGCAACATCTCGCTGGCCGACGTCACCAAGCGGATCGGCACCCCGGATCTGGTGATCATCGGCGCCAACGACCCGGAGGCGATGTTCCGCCACACCGAGGAGTGCCGCGAGCTCGGCCTGCCGTTCGCCGCCGACCCGTCCCAGCAGCTGGCCCGGCTCAACGGCGAGGAGATCCGCCGGCTCATCGACGGCGCCACCTACCTGTTCACCAACGACTACGAGTGGGACCTGCTGCTGCAGAAGTCCGGCCTGAGCGAGGCGCAGGTGATGAGCCAGGTCGGGCTGCGCGTCACCACGCTGGGACCCAAGGGTGTGGACCTGGTCAGCCGCGACGGCACCTTCGTCCACGTCGACGTCGTGCCCGAGAAGCGCAAGGCCGACCCCACCGGCATCGGCGACGCGTTCCGCGCCGGGTTCCTGACCGGGCGCAGCGCGGGCCTGAGCCTGGAGCGCTCGGCCCAGCTGGCCTCGCTGGTCGCGGTGCTGGTGTTCGAGGCGCCCGGCCCGCAGGAGTGGTCCTGGGACCGCGACGAGGCGCTGCAGCGCCTCGGGGACGCCTACGGTGCCGAGGCGGCCGCCGAGATCGCGGCCGCGCTCAAGTAA
- a CDS encoding Rv0361 family membrane protein, with protein sequence MTGPYPPEYGAGPAGPQMYPPSVPYPENAYPGMLPPPVPYPKKRRWPLIVAVVLAVAVLAGIVGAVAWFRDDDATPSSGTLTEASARAAIQEYLDALANGDDETVARHTLCGLFDAVKEKRSDLALAGLSSDAFRKQYSSAEVTSIDKIVLGSPHQAQVLFTMKVAPAAGSRRARPVNDEQQAVAQLIAQGDEVLVCSYLPRTGGQY encoded by the coding sequence ATGACGGGTCCGTACCCGCCCGAATACGGGGCTGGCCCTGCCGGCCCGCAAATGTATCCGCCGTCAGTCCCCTATCCGGAGAACGCCTATCCGGGGATGCTGCCCCCGCCGGTTCCGTACCCGAAGAAGCGGCGCTGGCCGCTGATCGTCGCCGTCGTGCTGGCGGTGGCGGTGCTGGCCGGGATCGTCGGCGCCGTCGCCTGGTTCCGCGACGACGACGCGACACCGTCGTCGGGGACCCTGACCGAGGCGTCGGCCAGGGCGGCGATCCAGGAGTACCTCGACGCGCTGGCCAACGGGGACGACGAGACCGTCGCCCGGCACACGCTGTGCGGGCTGTTCGACGCGGTGAAGGAGAAGCGCTCCGACCTGGCGCTGGCGGGGTTGTCCAGCGACGCGTTCCGCAAGCAGTACAGCTCCGCGGAGGTCACCTCGATCGACAAGATCGTGCTGGGCTCACCCCATCAGGCCCAGGTGCTGTTCACCATGAAGGTGGCGCCTGCGGCCGGCTCACGGCGCGCCCGGCCAGTCAACGACGAGCAGCAGGCCGTCGCCCAGCTGATCGCGCAGGGCGACGAGGTCCTGGTCTGCTCATATCTGCCGCGCACCGGCGGCCAGTACTAG
- a CDS encoding HesB/IscA family protein, with amino-acid sequence MTVQPESATATHGVILTDAAAAKAKALLEQEGRDDLALRIAVQPGGCAGLRYNLFFDDRTLDGDLTAEFGGVTLTVDRMSAPYVQGATIDFVDTIEKQGFTIDNPNATGSCACGDSFN; translated from the coding sequence ATGACAGTTCAGCCAGAGTCGGCCACCGCCACCCACGGCGTGATCCTGACCGATGCCGCCGCCGCCAAGGCCAAGGCGCTGCTGGAGCAGGAGGGCCGCGACGACCTCGCGCTGCGCATCGCCGTGCAGCCGGGTGGCTGCGCCGGTTTGCGCTACAACCTGTTCTTCGACGACCGGACCCTCGACGGTGATCTGACCGCGGAGTTCGGCGGCGTGACGCTGACCGTGGACCGGATGAGCGCGCCGTACGTGCAGGGCGCCACCATCGACTTCGTCGACACCATCGAGAAGCAGGGCTTCACGATCGACAACCCGAACGCCACCGGGTCGTGCGCCTGCGGCGATTCGTTCAACTGA